One window from the genome of Pempheris klunzingeri isolate RE-2024b chromosome 7, fPemKlu1.hap1, whole genome shotgun sequence encodes:
- the LOC139203849 gene encoding rap guanine nucleotide exchange factor 1-like isoform X4: protein MSSRAENKTASQFVSLTMRLKDKLHPQRIRRSDRIKRTPSQRAKPPDLDLSEVTLQHKTVCVLADHQRAVVSSLQYFKALVDRLGVDKLVLDQSVVGGLLGGASSGVLEAVQTLVQLDPHLHNSKTISSCLTRLYQSVAQLIRWADQVMLQGVSHDNKESAASATTVIRVVLDGVKELVRLAAERQEGPAPLTPVHSQPAVGQPGGLDNQQTSDRTSTCLPAEVKEEGVTVERREEELTGLVPLKPPMPFVELPETPTPQGLSPPALPPKKRQSSSGLTPCRVAIVAPMRREPEVDRQEDDECLKRCSSSSADFAADNSHCEEDPDYDFLHTDLSSSETLPPLPHPSSLPPALPEKRRRSTAGIANSQASPSFGFDPTPQEQIPTHSDDVIGPDEALSSPLSPSKTPPPLPEKKRHIHQYLQYCSSYSDQSAAMFYQRPLTSSQRYTSRQRDVETTYQLAHLETNLETNLDTHPDVHPDAHLDTHAPDSSPSPELHPAPVLPLKKKQQDSVETNNQHEESQNTDSSQSLHQEAENGRRSMELLEQLEELEEMLLTDQQEILRRITMKSEDEDGPDVKAASPEILLVYATESDGSNEHDLYREAFLSTYRSFISPNDVISKLQHRYRYLCERHEPADLTAAKKTFHLLVTVVDELCAIELDSDLLLLLMDLVFSLLIGGELGLAHQLRSNILSKMEQKWQLIGSPQSLRPLAARGVAARPGTLLDFRTQDLAEQLTLLDSELFYKIELPEVLLWSKEQNEEKSPNLTEFTQHFNNVSFWVRSVIILQDKQQDREKLLLKFLKTMKHLRKLNNFNSYLSILSALDSAPLRRLDWQRSTAEALEEYSSLIDSSSSFRAYRAALAEVEPPCIPYLGLILQDLTFVHLGNPDTLMTPQGSKVNFSKRWQQFNILDTLRSYQHNCYSLQPNDEIISFFNDFSDHLAEEALWELSLRLRPRNAPRVNQR from the exons ATGTCCTCCCGGGCTGAGAATAAGACAG CCTCCCAGTTTGTGTCCCTCACCATGAGGTTGAAGGATAAGCTCCACCCGCAGCGAATCAGACGCTCTGATAGAATCAAACGTACCCCATCACAGAGAGCCAAACCACCTGATCTGGACCTGAGTGAGGTCACACTACAACACAAg acggtgtgtgtgttagcggaCCACCAGCGGGCCGTTGTTAGCTCCTTGCAGTACTTCAAAGCACTGGTGGACAGACTGGGAGTGGACAAACTGGTCCTGGACCAGTCTGTGGTGGGCGGTCTGCTGGGCGGGGCGTCCAGTGGAGTCCTGGAGGCGGTCCAGACTCTGGTCCAGCTGGACCCACACCTGCACAACAG TAAGAccatctcttcctgtctcaCTCGTCTCTACCAGTCTGTGGCTCAGCTGATCCGCTGGGCTGATCAGGTGATGCTGCAAGGCGTCTCCCACGACAACAAAGAGTCCGCAGCAAGTGCTACCACGGTGATCCGGGTTGTGTTGGACGGGGTCAAG GAACTGGTACGATTGGCTGCTGAGAGACAAGAAGGCCCCGCCCCCTTGACTCCTGTCCACTCACAGCCTGCCGTGGGGCAGCCAGGTGGGCTTGACAACCAGCAGACATCAGACAGGAcgtctacctgtctacctgcaGAGGTGAAGGAAGAGGGGGTGAcggtggagaggagagaggaggaactgACAGGTTTGGTTCCTCTCAAACCCCCAATGCCCTTCGTAGAACTCCCCGAGACGCCCACCCCACAGGGACTGAG tcctcccGCCCTGCCGCCTAAGAAACGCCAATCATCATCAGGCCTCACGCCCTGCAGGGTCGCTATAGTAGCACCAATGAGACGAGAGCCtgaggtagacagacag gaggacGATGAATGCTTAAAGCGTTGCTCTTCTTCGTCTGCAGACTTTGCTGCTGATAACTCACACtgtg AGGAGGATCCAGACTATGACTTCCTCCACACTGACCTCTCCTCCTCCGAGactctccctccccttcctcacccctcctcactCCCCCCCGCCCTGCCAGAGAAGAGACGTCGCAGCACTGCAG GAATAGCCAACTCTCAGGCCTCCCCTTCGTTTGGATTTGACCCCACCCCTCAGGAGCAGATCCCCACCCACAGTGATGATGTCATTGGTCCTGATGAGGCGCTGTCCTCCCCTTTGTCCCCCAGCAAGACACCCCCTCCGCTGCCTGAGAAGAAACGACATA tCCATCAGTACCTCCAGTACTGTTCGTCCTACAGTGATCAGTCGGCAGCCATGTTCTACCagcgacctttgacctctaGTCAGCGATACACCAGCAGGCAGCGAGACGTGGAGACCACCTACCAGCTCGCACACCTGGAAACAAACCTGGAAACAAACCTGGACACACACCCTGATGTACACCCTGAtgcacacctggacacacacgcGCCAGACTCCAGCCCCTCACCTGAGCTACATCCTGCTCCAGTTCTACCActgaagaagaaacaacag GATTCAGTTGAAACCAACAATCAGCATGAGGAGAGCCAGAACACAGACag TTCCCAGAGTCTCCACCAAGAAGCAGAGAATGGCAGGAGGAGCatggagctgctggagcagctggaggagctggaggagatgtTACTGACCGACCAGCAAGAGATTCTCCGCAGGATCACAATGAAATCTGAG GATGAGGATGGGCCAGACGTGAAAGCAGCCTCTCCTGAGATCCTGTTGGTGTACGCCACAGAGAGTGACGGCAGCAATG aacatgACCTGTACCGTGAAGCCTTCCTCTCCACCTACAGGAGCTTCATCAGCCCAAATGATGTCATCAGCAAACTACAGCACAG ATACAGATACCTGTGTGAAAGACATGAACCTGCAGACCTGACAGCTGCCAAGAAGACTTTTCACCTGCTGGTCACAGTGGTCGACGAGCTGTg TGCAATAGAGCTGGACTctgatttgctgctgctgctgatggaccTGGTGTTCAGCCTCCTGATTGGTGGAGAGCTTGGACTCGCTCACCAGCTGCGCTCCAACATCCTGTCCAAGATGGAGCAGAAgtggcagctgattggctctCCTCAGTCACTCCGCCCTCTCGCAGCGAGGGGCGTGGCTGCCAG ACCAGGAACTCTTCTCGACTTCAGGACTCAGGATTTAGCTGAACAGTTGACTCTGTTGGACTCTGAGCTGTTCTACAAGATCGAG CTTCCAGAGGTGTTGCTGTGGTCTAAAGAGCAGAATGAGGAGAAGAGTCCTAACCTGACGGAGTTCACCCAACACTTCAACAACGTGTCTTTCTG GGTTCGTTCTGTCATCATTCTTCAGGAcaaacagcaggacagagagaaactaCTGCTGAAGTTCCTGAAAACTAtgaag CACCTGCGGAAGCTGAACAACTTTAACTCATACCTGTCCATCCTGTCAGCGCTGGACTCTGCCCCCCTGCGACGCCTAGACTGGCAGAGAAGCACAGCTgag GCTCTGGAGGAGTACAGCtctttgattgacagctcatCATCTTTCAGAGCCTACAGGGCAGCTCTGGCTGAAGTGGAACCTCCCTGTATACCCTACCT ggGTTTGATCCTTCAGGACCTGACCTTTGTCCACCTGGGGAATCCTGACACGTTGATGACACCACAGGGTTCAAAGGTCAACTTCTCTAAACGCTGGCAGCAGTTTAACATCCTGGACACTCTGAGGAGCTACCAGCACAA ttGTTACTCTCTGCAGCCTAATGATGAGATCATATCCTTCTTTAACGACTTCAGCGATCACCTGGCAGAGGAGGCATTGTGGGAACTCTCTCTCAGGCTCCGTCCACGAAATGCCCCGCGAGTCAATCAGAGATGA